The Kordia sp. SMS9 genome window below encodes:
- a CDS encoding ABC transporter ATP-binding protein translates to MSLSIGYQEKANTKVIAEAIDFKISKGKLVALVGANGIGKSTLLRTLAKIQEPLSGEIMLQNKSLHSYSNAELAKEISLVLTEQIPSKNLTVVELIALGRQPYTNWIGNLSKNDHTIVENALEKTNLHELKHRKCYTLSDGQLQKVMIARALAQDTSMIILDEPTTHLDMYHKAYVLNLLKKLAHDTQKTMLFSTHEIDLAIQLCDEMIVMNAGNVFSGTPCELIAQGIFEQLFPNDLIAFDASSGSFKVKN, encoded by the coding sequence TTGTCGCTAAGTATTGGCTATCAAGAGAAAGCGAATACGAAAGTGATTGCCGAAGCGATTGATTTTAAGATTTCGAAAGGGAAATTAGTCGCTTTAGTTGGTGCTAATGGAATTGGAAAATCTACATTGTTGCGAACGCTGGCAAAGATTCAAGAACCGCTTTCGGGAGAAATTATGCTGCAAAATAAGTCGCTTCACTCCTATTCGAATGCGGAATTGGCTAAAGAAATCAGTTTGGTGTTGACTGAACAAATTCCTTCTAAGAATTTAACTGTTGTAGAATTGATTGCACTCGGTCGTCAACCATATACCAATTGGATTGGGAATTTGTCTAAGAATGATCACACAATAGTGGAAAATGCTTTAGAAAAAACCAATTTACACGAATTGAAACATCGCAAATGCTATACATTGAGCGACGGACAACTTCAAAAAGTAATGATTGCACGCGCATTGGCGCAAGATACTTCTATGATTATTTTGGACGAACCTACGACACATTTAGACATGTATCATAAAGCTTATGTGTTGAATTTGTTGAAAAAATTAGCACACGACACCCAAAAAACCATGTTGTTTTCTACTCATGAAATTGATTTGGCGATTCAGTTGTGTGATGAAATGATTGTGATGAATGCTGGTAATGTATTTTCAGGAACGCCATGTGAATTGATTGCACAAGGGATTTTTGAACAATTATTTCCAAACGATTTAATTGCTTTTGATGCGAGTTCAGGAAGTTTCAAAGTGAAAAATTAA
- a CDS encoding RecQ family ATP-dependent DNA helicase, which yields MNTKLLYIDIETTQQGKIKDVGALLGDRKLHTKAVEALKPWIIEAEYICGHNIIAHDIPLLKKVLGDEIFKHKKLVDTLLWSPILFNENPYHKLVKGYKILNENDYNNPLSDCILTKELLSDEQNAFKLLSEEKKQLFASLLYTSEDYNGFLQVVDFQPTTVSNNSLSHFLKNTICDLSDIETIIEESPIEFAYVIALITANENSILPNWVRKTYPKTQQILDKIRFQYCGNESCQYCNSKLHPRKALLTYFGYDNFRSFDADAIVSLQEQTVQAGLTSDSLVAVFPTGGGKSLTFQLPALMKGALARQLTVVISPLVSLMKDQVDNLEKKFGITKAVAINGLLSPLERQDAIERVENGDAKLLYISPESLRSPTILRILQQRSIARFVIDEAHCFSSWGQDFRVDYLYIGEFIKELQSKEVSGNIPVSCFTATAKPQVIKDIKAYFQSKLNIRLKEFVTRASRVNLKYEVIDIKDSGKKMGKLLLLLEDCEKPAIIYASRTKKVEEIYETVKEKGFEVTFFHGKLNKDVKKQQMDAFMNDEKEIIVATSAFGMGVDKDDVKSVIHYNISDSLENYVQEAGRAGRDEKIEAKCYVLFNEDDLNKHFSLLQQTKINQKEIQQVWQALKFLSKYRTNKNISKSALEIAQKAGWDTEIKDLETKVKTSIAALEDQGFLKRKQNSPRVYANSLLYPKLDKAREVINDSIILDHEKEKCARVLQYVYKHDECRVDYLADLTGLPIREVSNVINTLRELKILGDAKDLTAFISLVQSKYGSKNILKRYLILEKTLLQFLQKDIKISLRELNQKMIDANVEKTSVSDIKNILNYWEIRNFIKKNRIHRETETYNITIKEYETLVKDMEWRHQLAVDTLEILVQLYQEQKEQQTDDEKRDLPVGFSMLELKAKNEGAGLFSTNKNYKIQQYERTLLFLNQIKSIQLEGGFMVFYNRLNVENIDDSIPRYTKENYEKMETHYLHKTQQIHIVGEYAKSRLQNYKDALSFVDRYFKLPYEQFLAKYFPRRKNEISRCLSPKRFKQILKELDTDQAAIVNDGKSKNILVLAGPGSGKTRVLVHKIASLLLLEDIKPEQFLMLTFSKAASLEFKDRATKLVPEYARFIKITTFHGFCFQLLGQLGDLEKSQNIIKDCVEAIKNDEIDIAAIENKSVLLLDEFQDVNADEWELIQIIIKKAENIRVIAVGDDDQNIYEFRGSSNKHMRDFHKNYNAKPYTLIKNYRSGSEIVTFNNELLTTIPNRIKTKTLIAHKEALNASIQLIRYTSNYLEQSLVNRLISDDYTGTRAVLVRTNKQALMVQTFLKSAGQKTKLITGLEGFRLSDLYEIRTFTNDVKSKKNEAGFILDVVWQEAKKAFANTHQHSIHLETCLAVISRFEKSYPNHKLLVDWYDYIHEINMQDAVNADSNVIVIATIHKTKGKEFDHVYVLLEDYKFNTAEAKRVLYVACSRAKLSLQLHCNSNFFDEFESNALETIHFKGTTQQPSSFEVVLNHEEINLNSIKFRNIPHLISKLISGEKLQKDIVQFKTNEALGLANLNTANILLFSEKFLTEKHVVFEKDTYQLIAGSVEYLVFWYDKNEEKEYKIVLPRLQYEKVKTNL from the coding sequence ATGAATACGAAACTACTGTACATAGATATTGAAACTACACAACAAGGCAAAATCAAAGATGTTGGTGCGTTGTTAGGCGATCGAAAATTACATACCAAAGCAGTAGAAGCATTGAAACCTTGGATAATAGAAGCCGAGTATATTTGCGGACATAATATCATAGCGCACGACATTCCGTTGTTGAAAAAAGTGCTTGGGGATGAAATATTTAAACATAAAAAATTAGTAGATACCTTACTTTGGTCGCCAATTTTGTTTAATGAAAACCCATACCATAAATTAGTAAAAGGGTATAAAATTCTCAATGAAAATGATTATAATAATCCACTTTCTGATTGTATCCTTACGAAAGAACTATTAAGCGATGAACAAAATGCCTTCAAATTACTTTCTGAAGAAAAAAAGCAACTATTTGCAAGCTTACTTTACACATCTGAAGATTACAATGGGTTTTTACAGGTAGTTGACTTTCAACCAACAACAGTTTCAAACAATTCGCTATCTCACTTTTTAAAAAATACGATATGCGACCTGTCTGATATTGAAACCATTATTGAAGAAAGTCCAATTGAATTCGCATACGTAATCGCATTAATTACGGCGAATGAAAATTCTATCTTACCCAATTGGGTTCGTAAAACATATCCGAAAACACAGCAAATTTTAGATAAAATACGTTTTCAATATTGCGGAAATGAGAGTTGTCAGTATTGCAATTCAAAGTTACATCCGCGGAAAGCGTTACTAACCTATTTCGGCTATGATAATTTTAGAAGTTTTGATGCTGATGCGATAGTCAGTCTGCAAGAACAAACCGTACAAGCTGGATTAACTTCAGATTCTCTCGTAGCAGTGTTTCCCACTGGTGGCGGAAAATCACTCACATTTCAATTGCCAGCTTTGATGAAAGGTGCGTTGGCGCGACAATTAACGGTAGTAATTTCTCCATTGGTTTCTTTAATGAAAGATCAGGTAGATAATTTGGAAAAAAAGTTCGGAATTACAAAAGCAGTCGCCATCAACGGATTATTATCGCCTTTGGAACGGCAAGACGCCATTGAACGTGTAGAAAATGGCGATGCAAAATTGCTCTACATTTCACCTGAATCCTTGCGTTCACCTACCATTTTGAGAATTTTACAACAACGATCCATTGCACGTTTTGTCATTGATGAAGCACATTGTTTTTCTTCGTGGGGACAAGATTTTAGAGTCGATTATCTATATATCGGGGAGTTTATAAAAGAACTACAGTCCAAAGAAGTTTCAGGCAACATTCCTGTTTCTTGCTTTACGGCAACGGCAAAACCACAAGTAATAAAAGACATCAAAGCGTATTTTCAATCAAAATTAAACATTCGACTCAAAGAATTTGTGACCAGAGCAAGTCGTGTAAATCTAAAATATGAAGTGATTGACATTAAAGATTCTGGCAAAAAAATGGGCAAATTATTGTTGTTGTTGGAAGACTGTGAAAAACCAGCCATTATCTATGCTTCGCGCACCAAAAAAGTAGAGGAAATTTATGAAACGGTAAAAGAAAAAGGATTCGAAGTCACTTTTTTTCATGGAAAACTCAACAAAGATGTAAAAAAACAACAGATGGATGCTTTTATGAATGATGAAAAAGAAATCATTGTAGCAACTTCTGCTTTTGGAATGGGTGTTGACAAAGACGATGTAAAATCGGTGATTCATTACAATATTTCAGATTCTTTGGAAAACTATGTACAAGAAGCTGGTCGTGCTGGAAGAGACGAAAAAATTGAAGCAAAATGTTATGTATTATTTAATGAAGATGACTTAAACAAGCATTTTAGTTTATTGCAACAAACAAAAATCAATCAAAAAGAAATTCAGCAAGTCTGGCAAGCATTAAAGTTTCTATCAAAATATAGAACAAATAAAAACATTAGCAAGTCTGCATTAGAAATTGCACAAAAAGCAGGTTGGGATACCGAAATTAAAGACTTGGAAACGAAAGTAAAAACGTCGATTGCTGCATTGGAAGATCAAGGGTTTTTGAAGCGGAAACAGAATTCTCCTCGTGTGTATGCAAATAGTTTGTTGTATCCAAAATTAGACAAAGCCAGAGAAGTCATCAATGACAGTATTATTTTAGACCATGAAAAAGAAAAATGTGCTAGAGTGTTGCAATATGTGTACAAGCACGACGAGTGTAGAGTGGATTATTTGGCTGATTTAACAGGGTTGCCTATTAGAGAAGTTTCTAATGTTATCAACACCCTAAGAGAACTGAAAATTTTAGGTGATGCTAAAGATTTGACAGCATTTATCAGTTTAGTACAATCTAAATATGGTTCAAAGAATATCTTAAAACGCTATTTAATTCTTGAAAAAACATTACTTCAATTCCTTCAAAAAGATATTAAAATTTCCTTGCGAGAACTGAATCAGAAAATGATTGATGCGAATGTGGAAAAAACATCCGTAAGTGACATTAAAAATATTCTCAATTATTGGGAAATTCGAAACTTCATCAAAAAAAATCGTATTCACCGAGAAACAGAAACGTACAACATCACCATAAAAGAATATGAAACTCTTGTAAAAGATATGGAATGGCGACACCAATTGGCAGTTGATACGCTAGAAATTTTGGTGCAACTTTATCAAGAACAAAAGGAACAGCAAACCGATGATGAAAAACGAGATTTGCCAGTTGGTTTTTCGATGTTGGAGCTGAAAGCAAAAAATGAAGGTGCTGGACTTTTTAGCACAAATAAAAATTATAAAATACAGCAATATGAGCGTACGTTGTTGTTCCTCAATCAAATAAAATCCATTCAACTAGAAGGTGGTTTTATGGTGTTTTACAATCGATTGAATGTAGAAAATATTGATGATTCTATTCCAAGATATACAAAAGAGAATTATGAAAAAATGGAAACGCATTACCTGCATAAAACGCAACAAATTCATATTGTAGGCGAATATGCAAAATCTAGACTTCAAAACTACAAAGACGCCTTATCGTTTGTTGATCGGTATTTTAAATTGCCCTATGAACAATTTTTGGCGAAATATTTTCCGAGAAGGAAAAATGAAATCAGTAGGTGTTTGAGTCCAAAACGCTTCAAACAAATTTTAAAAGAATTAGACACAGATCAAGCTGCAATTGTCAACGATGGGAAATCAAAAAATATTCTCGTATTGGCAGGTCCAGGAAGTGGAAAAACCAGAGTGTTGGTGCACAAAATTGCGAGTTTATTATTATTAGAAGACATTAAACCTGAACAATTTTTAATGTTGACATTTTCCAAAGCAGCTTCATTAGAATTTAAAGACAGAGCCACAAAATTGGTACCTGAATATGCACGATTTATCAAAATAACAACATTTCACGGGTTCTGTTTTCAGTTATTGGGACAATTGGGAGATTTAGAAAAATCGCAAAACATCATCAAAGATTGTGTAGAAGCCATTAAAAATGATGAAATAGACATTGCTGCCATAGAAAACAAAAGTGTGTTGTTGTTGGACGAGTTTCAAGATGTGAATGCAGATGAATGGGAATTGATACAAATAATTATCAAAAAGGCAGAGAATATTAGAGTGATTGCAGTTGGAGATGACGACCAGAATATCTATGAATTTCGAGGTTCGTCAAACAAACACATGCGCGATTTTCATAAAAATTACAATGCCAAACCTTATACTTTAATTAAAAATTATAGAAGTGGCTCAGAAATAGTAACTTTTAACAATGAACTTTTAACAACGATTCCAAATCGAATCAAAACAAAAACTTTGATTGCGCATAAGGAAGCACTGAATGCTTCGATTCAATTGATCCGCTACACCTCAAATTATTTAGAACAATCATTGGTGAACAGGCTGATTTCCGATGATTATACAGGAACCAGAGCAGTATTGGTAAGAACCAACAAGCAAGCGTTAATGGTACAAACGTTCTTAAAAAGCGCAGGACAAAAAACAAAACTCATCACAGGACTGGAAGGCTTCCGACTTTCCGATTTATATGAAATACGAACGTTTACAAACGATGTAAAAAGTAAAAAAAATGAAGCCGGATTCATTCTGGATGTTGTTTGGCAAGAAGCGAAAAAAGCTTTTGCAAACACACACCAACATAGCATTCATTTAGAAACTTGTTTAGCTGTCATTTCCAGATTTGAAAAAAGTTATCCCAATCACAAATTACTTGTCGATTGGTATGATTACATTCATGAAATTAACATGCAAGATGCAGTCAATGCGGACAGCAATGTGATAGTAATTGCTACCATCCACAAAACCAAAGGAAAAGAATTTGATCACGTATATGTATTGTTGGAAGATTATAAATTCAATACAGCAGAAGCAAAGCGCGTATTATATGTAGCTTGTTCGCGAGCAAAACTCAGTTTACAATTGCACTGCAACAGCAATTTCTTTGATGAATTTGAAAGTAATGCATTGGAAACCATTCATTTTAAAGGAACTACACAGCAACCTTCATCTTTTGAAGTTGTTTTGAATCATGAAGAAATTAATTTAAATTCCATAAAGTTTAGAAATATTCCGCACCTAATTTCAAAATTAATTTCAGGAGAAAAGTTACAAAAAGACATTGTGCAATTTAAGACAAATGAAGCTTTAGGCTTAGCGAACTTGAATACAGCTAATATCTTACTATTTTCCGAAAAATTTCTAACAGAAAAGCATGTCGTTTTTGAAAAAGATACATACCAATTGATTGCAGGTTCTGTTGAATATTTAGTGTTTTGGTATGATAAGAACGAAGAAAAAGAATATAAAATAGTACTACCAAGATTGCAATACGAAAAAGTAAAAACCAACTTATAG
- a CDS encoding GNAT family N-acetyltransferase — MKTILETERLRLREFLLDDREFILKLVNTPGWIEFIGDRNIKTPGVAEEYIQDNLQTGYANNGFGLWLIELKATKEPIGMCGLVKRKTLENVDIGFALLPEYARNGYTYEAAKATLKYAKEQLKLDKIVAITDQKNVASIGLLNKIGLHFEKKLELTENDAVLLFS, encoded by the coding sequence TTGAAAACAATACTAGAAACTGAACGCTTGCGTTTGCGCGAGTTTTTATTAGATGATCGTGAGTTCATTTTGAAATTAGTGAATACACCTGGATGGATTGAATTTATTGGTGATCGCAACATTAAAACGCCTGGAGTTGCCGAAGAATACATTCAAGATAACTTGCAAACAGGCTACGCTAACAACGGTTTTGGATTGTGGTTGATTGAATTGAAAGCAACGAAAGAACCGATTGGTATGTGCGGTTTGGTGAAGCGGAAAACATTAGAGAATGTTGATATTGGTTTTGCGCTCTTACCAGAATATGCTCGCAATGGATATACCTATGAAGCTGCAAAAGCGACACTAAAGTATGCGAAGGAGCAACTAAAGTTAGACAAAATAGTTGCTATAACGGATCAAAAAAATGTAGCTTCTATCGGATTGCTGAACAAAATAGGGTTGCATTTTGAAAAAAAATTAGAACTCACCGAAAATGATGCTGTACTTTTATTTTCGTAA
- the rmuC gene encoding DNA recombination protein RmuC gives MSDIVIYIVLIVVFLAVGIFLGMYIGNLKIEAKQEGIRERNRQLQAQFDDLKTQMHAENAKQDETFQEQLNAIKGNLTKTEQEREEIRREKDFLNIELARRNSEFENLQKQSVESDEALKKQQEQLRKDFELLANKILDEKSTKFTQQNKENIKNILTPLQEKIQLFEKKVEDSQKENISIHSALREKLSELSKANLQISQEAVNLTKALKGDSKMQGNWGELVLERVLEKSGLEKDREYVVQQNFTRDDGSRVLPDVIINLPNNKKMVIDSKVSLTAYERYVNTEYEERDLSLKEHLTSIKRHIEQLSDKKYEDLYEIESPDFVLMFIPIEPAFAIAINEDSTLYSKAFEKNIVIVTPTTLLATLRTIDTMWNNEKQQQNAIEIARQAGALYDKFEGFMSDLIGIGKKIDATKSDYSAAMNKLFEGRGNIIRSIEKIKKMGAKAKKSLPESILKRAENEPENDAVADNEEPRQLL, from the coding sequence ATGTCAGACATCGTCATTTATATTGTGCTTATAGTCGTATTTTTAGCTGTTGGTATTTTCTTGGGAATGTACATTGGAAACCTAAAAATTGAAGCAAAACAAGAAGGTATCCGCGAGCGCAATCGCCAGTTACAAGCACAGTTTGATGATTTGAAAACGCAAATGCATGCCGAAAATGCGAAACAAGACGAGACGTTTCAAGAGCAATTGAATGCAATCAAAGGAAATTTAACCAAAACGGAACAGGAACGCGAAGAAATTAGACGTGAAAAAGATTTTTTAAATATTGAATTGGCACGAAGAAATTCTGAATTTGAAAATTTACAGAAGCAATCTGTGGAAAGTGACGAAGCGCTGAAAAAACAGCAAGAACAACTACGCAAAGATTTTGAATTGCTCGCCAATAAGATTCTCGACGAAAAATCAACCAAATTTACCCAACAGAATAAGGAAAATATCAAAAATATTTTGACACCACTTCAAGAAAAGATTCAACTTTTTGAAAAGAAAGTGGAAGACAGTCAAAAGGAAAATATTAGCATTCATTCCGCTTTACGCGAAAAACTATCAGAGCTGAGCAAAGCCAATTTGCAAATCAGTCAAGAAGCTGTGAATTTGACAAAAGCCTTGAAAGGTGATAGTAAAATGCAAGGAAATTGGGGCGAATTGGTGTTGGAGCGCGTATTGGAAAAAAGTGGATTGGAGAAAGATCGCGAATATGTAGTACAACAAAACTTCACTCGTGACGATGGTTCACGCGTGTTGCCCGATGTAATTATCAATCTGCCAAACAACAAAAAAATGGTGATTGATTCCAAAGTTTCGTTGACAGCCTACGAACGCTATGTAAATACTGAGTACGAAGAAAGAGATTTGAGTTTGAAAGAACATTTAACGTCTATCAAACGACATATTGAACAGTTATCTGATAAGAAATACGAAGATTTATACGAAATTGAAAGTCCCGATTTTGTATTAATGTTTATTCCGATAGAACCTGCATTTGCCATTGCCATAAACGAAGATTCTACTTTGTATAGCAAAGCTTTTGAAAAAAATATTGTCATCGTTACGCCAACTACTTTACTTGCTACGTTACGTACCATTGATACGATGTGGAACAACGAAAAACAGCAGCAAAATGCTATTGAAATTGCCCGTCAAGCTGGTGCATTGTACGACAAATTTGAAGGTTTTATGAGTGACCTCATCGGAATTGGAAAAAAGATTGATGCAACAAAATCGGACTATTCTGCAGCGATGAACAAATTGTTTGAAGGACGTGGAAATATCATTCGAAGCATAGAAAAGATTAAGAAAATGGGCGCAAAAGCTAAAAAGTCACTTCCAGAATCTATTTTAAAGCGTGCTGAAAACGAACCAGAAAACGATGCTGTTGCAGACAATGAAGAACCGCGACAGTTGTTGTGA
- a CDS encoding SDR family oxidoreductase has product MKKTQISILGCGWLGLALAKNFIAQHYKVKGSTTSQDKVATLQEAGIQPYVFTLGTTNDATLFADFLANSDVVVINFPPKRVADIVNMYQEQIRAILPFIKAEQKVVFVSSTSVYQNTNDWVSEELENHPEKESGKAVFAAENLLRSTLQNRLTILRFAGLFGYDRVPGRFLANKKELSNGNAPVNMIHQDDCIGLIMTVIKRKAWGEIINGCSDVHPLRKRFYVLAAKKLGLTPPEFKKEDSVSFKKVSNIKSKMLLHYTYKRPNPLVFVM; this is encoded by the coding sequence TTGAAAAAAACACAAATTAGCATCTTAGGTTGTGGATGGTTAGGCTTGGCACTTGCCAAAAATTTCATTGCGCAACACTACAAGGTAAAAGGTTCTACGACTTCGCAGGACAAAGTAGCAACTTTGCAGGAAGCTGGTATTCAACCATACGTATTTACTTTGGGAACTACGAATGATGCTACTTTGTTTGCTGATTTTTTAGCTAATAGTGATGTAGTGGTGATTAATTTTCCTCCAAAAAGAGTTGCTGATATTGTAAATATGTATCAAGAACAAATCCGTGCGATTTTACCTTTTATTAAGGCGGAACAAAAAGTGGTTTTTGTAAGTTCTACTTCGGTGTATCAAAATACCAACGATTGGGTTTCGGAAGAATTGGAGAATCATCCTGAAAAGGAATCGGGAAAAGCGGTGTTTGCGGCAGAAAATCTACTGAGATCAACATTGCAAAACCGTTTGACGATTCTGCGTTTTGCGGGACTTTTTGGATATGATCGCGTTCCTGGACGTTTTTTGGCGAATAAAAAAGAGCTTTCCAATGGAAATGCTCCTGTGAATATGATTCACCAAGATGATTGTATCGGGTTGATTATGACTGTCATTAAAAGAAAAGCATGGGGCGAAATCATTAATGGTTGTTCTGATGTGCATCCACTCCGAAAGCGTTTTTATGTATTGGCAGCTAAGAAACTCGGACTTACACCTCCAGAATTTAAGAAAGAAGATTCAGTTTCGTTTAAAAAAGTATCGAATATCAAGAGTAAAATGTTACTTCATTACACATATAAACGTCCGAATCCTTTGGTGTTTGTGATGTAG
- a CDS encoding RHS repeat domain-containing protein → MSDIQFTGTTHTYSAGNYIYKRGNSQGQQNVVLTFFNTEGGYVEPQFVVGKPGKIIGFSYTYQYKDHLGNIRLSYEDLDGNGIIDPVTEIKEENHYYPFGLKMKGFNNGIIGRDHQYGYNGKEEQNELFLNWSDYGARNYDASLGRWMNIDPLAEKYYDKSAYNYTLNNPVFFIDPNGETVDVSDLMNGGTDEDKWLLIQLMMNLSEISGKKITTRKDENGNTVLTTGDCIEDCNSSTAASSYISNLINDDSSTIRVKNNSRDETVDKRSGRKNRDKGSRANANGDIYLDANQINSFQESLNAVGIDGDTMNTGFVFLHETLHTKFGASFYKNKKDKRDKDRYGRFIDTQGAFLDNGGPTVERVNVFRSQKSMSRRLSYSSWDKKKPRKYSF, encoded by the coding sequence GTGAGTGATATTCAGTTTACAGGGACAACACATACCTATTCCGCTGGGAATTATATTTATAAAAGAGGAAATTCTCAGGGACAGCAAAATGTTGTACTTACGTTCTTTAACACCGAAGGAGGCTATGTAGAACCACAATTTGTAGTTGGGAAACCAGGAAAAATCATTGGATTTAGTTATACCTATCAATACAAAGATCATCTTGGAAACATTCGTCTTTCCTATGAAGATTTAGACGGAAACGGAATCATTGATCCTGTTACAGAAATCAAAGAAGAAAATCATTATTATCCTTTTGGATTGAAGATGAAAGGATTCAATAATGGAATTATTGGACGTGACCATCAGTATGGGTATAATGGGAAGGAAGAACAGAATGAGTTGTTCTTGAATTGGAGTGATTATGGTGCTAGGAATTATGATGCTTCTCTCGGACGCTGGATGAATATTGATCCGCTTGCTGAAAAATACTATGATAAATCAGCTTACAATTATACATTAAATAATCCAGTATTTTTTATTGATCCAAATGGCGAAACAGTTGATGTGAGTGATTTAATGAATGGTGGAACTGATGAAGATAAATGGCTGCTAATCCAGTTGATGATGAACTTATCTGAAATCTCAGGAAAGAAAATAACAACAAGAAAAGATGAAAATGGTAATACAGTTTTAACAACTGGAGATTGTATAGAAGATTGTAATAGTAGTACTGCAGCCAGTAGTTATATCTCTAATTTGATTAATGATGATAGTAGTACGATAAGAGTAAAGAATAATAGTAGAGATGAGACAGTAGATAAAAGATCAGGAAGAAAAAATAGAGACAAGGGATCTCGGGCTAATGCAAATGGAGATATTTACTTGGATGCTAATCAAATTAATAGTTTTCAAGAGTCTCTAAACGCAGTAGGAATCGATGGAGATACTATGAATACAGGATTTGTTTTTCTTCACGAGACACTACACACAAAATTTGGCGCCTCTTTTTACAAAAACAAAAAAGATAAAAGAGATAAGGATAGGTATGGTCGTTTTATAGATACACAAGGTGCCTTTCTAGATAATGGAGGTCCAACAGTAGAAAGAGTTAATGTATTTAGAAGTCAAAAGTCAATGTCTCGTCGTTTATCATATTCTTCTTGGGATAAAAAAAAACCTAGGAAGTATAGTTTTTGA
- a CDS encoding transposase — MSRNYKFYNKNGLYFVSFATVNWIDVFTRQMYFDVLAASVNYCRAEKGMELYCYCFMPSHVHFIFRSSTGQPSELLRDFKRHTSKNVIEAIQNNPQESRKEWLLWMFERAGKKNATTSKHQFWQHHNQPIELWSEKVIKQKIQYIHNNPVESGFVTNPIDWKYSSAKNYQEDHTILETDDIGFFF, encoded by the coding sequence ATGAGTAGGAATTATAAGTTTTATAACAAGAATGGTTTATATTTTGTAAGTTTTGCAACAGTGAATTGGATAGACGTATTTACACGGCAAATGTATTTTGATGTGTTAGCAGCTAGTGTAAATTATTGCAGAGCAGAAAAAGGCATGGAGTTATATTGTTATTGTTTTATGCCAAGTCATGTACATTTTATCTTTCGTTCAAGTACAGGTCAACCATCAGAATTACTAAGAGATTTTAAGCGACATACATCAAAAAATGTGATAGAAGCCATTCAAAATAACCCGCAAGAAAGCAGAAAAGAATGGCTATTATGGATGTTTGAACGAGCAGGTAAAAAGAATGCAACGACAAGTAAACATCAGTTTTGGCAGCATCATAACCAACCAATAGAGTTATGGAGTGAAAAAGTAATCAAACAAAAAATACAGTATATCCATAACAATCCTGTAGAAAGTGGTTTTGTTACAAATCCAATTGATTGGAAATATTCAAGTGCTAAAAATTACCAAGAAGATCATACTATTTTAGAAACAGACGATATAGGATTCTTTTTTTAA